The following coding sequences lie in one Pseudomonas svalbardensis genomic window:
- a CDS encoding OsmC family protein, with product MTVTVNTVSTEGFRHSVQIDDHELFADVPTLAGGEGSAPEPHDYFDAALGACKALTLKMYAKKKDIPLTGITVEVKRDNSEEQKGKYALHVKLTLKGVLTDAQRDELHRVADRCPVHKLMTTTDVSIETHLSEGAFSQ from the coding sequence ATGACTGTCACCGTCAACACCGTCTCCACCGAAGGTTTTCGTCACAGCGTACAGATCGATGACCATGAACTCTTTGCCGACGTACCGACACTCGCCGGCGGCGAAGGCTCGGCGCCCGAGCCACACGATTACTTCGACGCGGCCCTGGGTGCCTGCAAGGCCCTGACCCTGAAGATGTACGCGAAGAAGAAAGACATCCCGTTGACCGGTATCACGGTCGAAGTCAAACGTGACAACAGTGAAGAGCAGAAAGGTAAATATGCCCTCCACGTCAAACTGACACTCAAAGGTGTGCTCACCGACGCTCAGCGCGATGAGCTGCACCGCGTGGCCGACCGTTGCCCGGTCCACAAGTTGATGACCACCACCGACGTCAGCATCGAAACGCACCTGTCTGAAGGTGCCTTCAGCCAATAG